The sequence TAATCTCTCCGTATTATATATCAACAGCACAGGATACCTCTCCGTCAGGTATCCCTGCACCTCCCCAGTTCGTAGCAAAAACAGCACAGAGTATCTCCTACATCCTGAGATACTCTGACACTAGCCACAAGGACAAGTGTGTAGCAAATCATATCTCAACTGAACCACAAATACCAACAACACAAAATTGACCATTGCGTATAAATCCACTATAACAAGCTATTAATTAACCATTATTCTCGATTTGTCATGTTTATCTCACAACACGCCCAATATCAGAAAATCAAGTGCAATATCATTACTCGTGTCCATAGCATCCATAAATTTCAACTCAACCCAAAGTCATAAGATCTCAGACAGTCAATTTGCATAACGCATCATAATCATCTCAATTTCTCGTCAATTGTATCCATCAATGACAATTGCTTGTTAAAACATAAATAGTCACCACAATCAAACAAATATATATCAACTATCACTTACTTGGAACAGGTAATCCAATGAAACGCTAAGTCTCCGTTGTTAACTCTCCCCTTCTTCGACACCGCCTTGTGAATTGAAAATAGTGCTTTCAAGAGGATTTGATAGGAATAGTAGGTAGCTCTTCAAAGGACTTGAggtttctctcttttcttttcttttcttttatttgtgcGGAAACATAAAAGTTGTAGGGTTTCCCCTATATGTACTATACTTAGAAAATTACTATTATGCCCATGCTActtatgtaaataaaaatctGATTATTATTACCCTCAATTAACTAATTTTTAAATACCTTCATTAACCTTTTGTATTATTTCACTTTTACCCAAAATTTAGATTATTTTCTTAATCTCATCCTATAATTCAATTgtatcaataataaattttataaccctattattattatttttttaggacGTTACAGTTCTCTCCCCCTAAAAAAAATTTTGTCCTCAAAATTTACGTACCCGCTATATTGAAGAGATGCGGATATTTTTGTCTCATGTGTTCTTCCATTTCCCATGTAGCTTCACGTAGCGATCGGTGGTGGCTCCAACGAACTCTCACCATTGGAATCTCTCGCCTTCTCAATTTCCTCATTTGAGTTTCTAATATTTCCACTGGTTCCTTCGTGTAGGTTAAATCCTTGACCACTTGAATCTCCGGCTCCGAAATCACATGATCCGGATCAGATCGATATTTCCTCAACATTGACACATGGAAAACATCATGAATCTGAGACAACTCTGCTGGTAGCGCTAGTCTATAACCCAATGGTCCAATCCTTGCCGTGATCTCATATGGTCCGATGTACCTTGGACTCAACTTCCCTCTTTTTCCGAATCGAACAATCCCTCTCCAAAGTGAAACCCTTAAGAACACATGATCTCTTACCTTATATTCCATCTCTCGGCGGTGCTTATCAGCATAAATTTTTTGTCTATCTTGTGCCGCTTGTAGACATTTCTTTACTATATCAATCTTTTCGACTGTCTCCTGTACCAATTCAGGTCCTTCTAACTGTCGCATGCCCTCCATATCCCAACAAACAGGATTTCTACACTTCCTTCCATACAATGCTTCATATGGTGCCATCCCAATGCTAGAATGGAAACTgttattataagcaaactctATCAAGGACAAATGCCTATCCCATTCTCCCTGAAAGTTTAACACACAAGCCCTCACCATATCTTCTAATGTTTGGATAGTACGCTCCGATTGTCCATCTGTTTGAGGGTGAAACGTTGTGCTAAAATTCAGTTTTGTGCCTAAAGCTTTCTGCAGACTACCCTAAAAACGAGAAGTGAAACGTGGATCCCTATCTGACACAATAGAGACTGGAACACCATGCAATCTCACAATCTCATCCCGATATAACCTTGCTAACTTGTCTAAAGGATCAGTTTGCCGCATTGGTAAGAAATGAGCAGATTTGGTTAGACGGTCTACAATCACCCAAATAGCATCATGTTTACGCATTGTCCTAGGTAGTCCAATAACAAAGTCCATGGTGATCCTTTCCCATTTCCAAGATGGAATAGCTAAAGGTCGTAATTTCCCAACTGGTGCTTGATGTTCTGCCTTGACTTGCTGACAGGTAAGACATTTAGCCACAAATTCAGCAATGTCTTTCTTCATAGCCCGCCACCAGTAACGTGGTCTCAAGTTTCGATACATCTTTGTAGTTCCAGGATGCATTGCATATGGTGTATTATGTGCCTCTTTCATAATCTCAACCTTCAACTCACCTAGTTCAGGTACACATACTCGACTTCCCATCATAATCATCTCATCCCCTCTCACTGAAAAATTAGGCTTTTTCCCTTGCTGGACCTTCTCCTTCATTTTCTGAAGATAAGGATCTTGAACTTGTAACTCCATAATCCTGTCTTCCAAAATTGGCCTTACCTGTAGTGTAGCCATCAACCCGGTTACCTCATCCACACCTAATCTCACGTTCATAGCCCTTAAATCCACTAAGGATGTCATATTATAACCCTTCATGCTTGCTAACACTTCAGAAGTCTTCCTACTCAatgcatctgctacaacattCGCCTTGCCTGGGTGGTAATCAATGGTGCAATCATAATCCTTCAATAACTCGATCCATCTCCTCTGCCTCAAATTCAACTCCTTTTGTGTAAGGATATATTTCAGACTCTTAtgatcagtgagaatctgaaatgtttctccatacaaGTAATGTCTCCAGATCTTAAAGGCATGAACAATTGCTGCTAACTCCAAATCATGTGTGGGATAATTGACCTCATGTGTTCTCAACTGACGAGAAGCATAAGCAATCACCTTCTTATTTTGCATCATCACACATCCCAATCCATGCTTTGAAGCATCAGTATATACCACAAATACACCTCTACCAGATGGTAGTACTAACACTGGTGATGATGTCAATCTTCTCTTTAATTCATCAAAACTCTTCTGACACTGCTCAGTCCATTGATAGACTACACCCTTCCTTAGCAACTTCGTTAATGGCCCAGCAATAATTGAAAATCCTTCCACAAACCTTCTATAGTAACCTGCTAAACCTAGAAAACTCCTCACTTCAGTCACGCTTTTTGGTGGATTCCACTCCATAATAGCCTTCACTTTAGTCGGATCAGGCATAACCCCATCCTTAGACACCACATGACCCAAAAAGACTACATgttccatccaaaattcacactTAATCAATTTTGCATATAATTCTTTCTCCTTTAAAATTTGCAACACTATTCCCAGATGCAACTCATGCTCCTCTTTCGTTTTTTAGTACACTAAAATATCGTCAATAAAGACGATCACAAACTGATCCAGGTACTGTTGAAATGTGCGGTTCATTAGAGCCATGAATGCAGCTGGTGCATTTGTCaatccaaatggcatcactagaAACTCATAGTGCCCATAACGCGTACGAAAAGCCGTCTTAGAAACGTCTTTATCTGCTACCCTCAATTGCCGATATCCAGACCTCAAATcaatctttgaaaagatttttgcTCCCTTCAACTGATCCAATAAATCATCAATCCTCGGCAAAGGGTACTTATTCTTCACAGTCACCCTATTCAGTTGTCGATAATCGATACAAAGTCGCATACTCCCATCCTTCTTCTTCACGAATAAGACTGGTGCACCCCAAGGTGAAGTGCTTGGTCTAACAAAGCCTTTATCTAACAATTCTTCTAATTATTTCTTCAACTCCTCCAGCTCAATAGGAGCCATTCTGTATGGTGCAATAAAAGCCAGTAATTATGCTAGATGCAAATGGGCGACTTATCCCTTTTCAAGCTATCAAGTACTGAATTGTAACTACACAAGGGTGGAGCCGGTGGCTGGAGCCCCCTAGCCCTGTGCTTCAGTCCAAAAGTGATCATTCCACTTTACTCAGTACAACGCTAACACACGCCAAACCTATGCGGTTCCACCTGGCAAGGCACCTTCAATCTCACCCTTACATGTGTCCAAAATATGAACTATGGCAAGGAAGCCCACGCTTTGCCAAAACATCATTCGAATCATATAAATAAGTGGCAATATGGCGTACCCAATGTATTTCATTCTTAACATctctaattatatttttttccattatctttacaaagctctactaacttaagcatcagagtgCAGATGATAATCTCCATATCTCCTTTAATCTGTTCTATATCTTATCGCATGTCTCTCATCAATCAAACACTCACCAAGAAATTTTCATCAACTTTTACCTACATTAAATTAGTGCAGTGAGCGTGGACGTAACGCATGCAACATTCATAACTCACAATAAAATCCCCGTAAATTTTACCAACTCTTCTTTTACCCTGACTCCTAACCTAAAATCTACCTAACCTGTAACCTCGCTAGATGTAAATGGGTGACCTATCCATTTTCAGGCTATAACCCCCAATCTAGGTGATCGCCTGAAAGAATGTTTAGGCTCATTGAATCTTGAAAAGAGAAGGTTCATTGATGGTATTATAAAACAACTGTTCTATAGTGTGAAAATGGCTCGGGTGACTGTGAACGAGCTAAGAGGCGAACATGCAACTGAAATGAAATCCATGAGGCTCAGTTTCGAGCAGTATAGGAGGAAATCAACCGGTACAACCACCAAGGATTTATAGTGTGCTTTAGTAGACATCATGTTATCCGTGACTGCGCGGACATAAAGAAAACCTCAAACAAATTTAAGCTTACAGATCTCAAAAATAGTTCAGGAAGCGATAGTGTAGCACTAGTAAACGCTAATAAAATGAGTAGCACTTTTTGAATTCAATTTAATATTCACAGCTaacttttataataattaatagaTTATCATATGtgattataatattattattattattattattatgatggaAGTGATTACAATATTATTATCATACCATAACATCCTCAACaaggataaaataaaactaGAAACTTTCTCTATTAGAATTTGAAAAGCATTGAGTATTGATCCTCATTTTGCCAGCTCGTACCACTTGACAGGAGTAAAGCTCAATTCATGAAATTGAACTCTCTTCGATGTAATATGTTCTACCAGAAACGTAACATCAGCAACAAGGATTAGCTCCTCATTCAAGTAACCAATTTAATAAACAAATTTGGAAATAATAAACTACGATGTTTATTAATGTATAATCAAATATCTTATATATCAcactaatatttttaatatacaaattaatagaaataacttTTAGATCTCGAGTTCGAGTTCTAGCatacgtaaaaaaaattgttaataGAGAGAGAATCCACCTAAAGAGTGTCTGACGAGCGTCCAACCAAAAAATCTGacaaaatataacaaaaattagaaataactttattaaaaccaaaataaaattcatacaTAGGCAAACCTTATtaatctcaaaatgaaatttaaccCATCAAAATGTGCCAAATGTGAAAAAAGGTTTGGTAGTATGGAAATCACATCAAACCTCAAGTCACCTTAACAAAATCCTCTCCCTAAAGACACCAATTTAAGGTTTAGCAACTAGCTTAATTCCTAGTGAAAcacaaacataaaaaaaaaacataagaaaTTCTTTCTTCCTTCCTCTCCAAAGTTTCCGGCAGCTAtttcatctctctctctctccttttcCACCGGAGTTTCAAGATATGGAAAGACACACCAACGGCGGAGCTTCTTCTCCGGCAAGCCCCACCACCTTTGTCCAAGCCGATACAAACAGCTTCCGAGACCTCGTCCAAAAACTGACCGGTTTACCCGGCGACTCGGCCGATAAATCACTCCCTACCAGAATCTCCTCCGTGCCCCCACGGCGGCCGTCTTTCAAGCTTCAAGAACGTAGACAGACAATCAAGAAACTCGAAATTCAACTCGGCCTTACTCAACGTAATAAAACTCACCGGCCGGAGTTCTCAATTCTTAGTCCGGTAACACCTCTTTCGTCGGAATCGCTCTTTTTTCTCACACCTGGAACTGAGTCGCCGTCTTCCCCGGCGGCAGTTTTGGAGGAGGAGAAAGCCATAGCTGAGAAAGGATTTTATTTACATCCGTCGCCGTTGACTACACCTAGAGGAAGTGAGCCGCCGGAGCTTTTAACTCTTTTTCCGTTAACTTCTCCTTGTCGGAGGAATCAAGATTaggtttttcttcttttttctttatgaCCGGAATTTCAAGAATGTTGGTGGAAATTATAAGTCGTATAATCTTGTGATTTTGGGTTGTATTGTATATTAGTAATTAATTAGTTGGTTGTTCTTTTACAGTTTATATACTGGTCTAATATTCCTTCGTCCCTTTAACTTCtttaaattggtcattttacctctCCAACttatcgaatatcctattttccctattaactccataaaaatagtATTTTTCACCCatttaacttgttcaaatttatcattttatctcTCCTCAACTCATAAAATGTCTTATTACCTATTTAACTCTAAAAAAGCGGTATTTCTCACCCTTATGATCGtatttacccctttaacttcataaaagtggtatttcttatccctttatagtgcaaaattaatagaacTTATTCAATGAGTTTGAAAGTGTGTTTttttaatatgatttttttattttattttaatttgataattatattgacattttatgtgtttattataataatattgtattccaataattagataatcaaaatttaactagggaaaaaagttgaaaagagaatgaACGAATAAaatatacaaataacaagaacattaatataaacaagttaaatatattatatgtagagataaagtaccaaaataggcatatggtttttgatgaagtatcaagttaggttccacgtacagaatagcacaaatatatgtttaatgtttaaaaaatgtatcaatttagacatTGATAATGGATTGTaaagggtgagaaataccacttttatagagttaagggggtaaatggacaagttaaggggatggaaaataccacttttatagagttaatggggtaaacaggacatttgatgagttgctggggtaaaatgaccaatttgaacaagttaagggggctgagAAAGCATTAGGCCAAATTTTTAACTACTCAAACTAAAGCTTAACTAGTTAAAATGTTGTTAAGGTTAATTCTTAATTCTTCGAGGAGTTTAATATTAGATATATACGGTTTAGTTGatcttttaaacttttaaagtgttttaaaaaaaaaaggattgacctcataaacttttaaagtgtttcaATAACACATTTAGCTtgcataaaataaaatgtaaccACTTAATTATTATGTTGCAAATGAGTAAGTTAAATactcttaaaatgttattacatcaTTTATTACTCCTAAACATATTAAAATGAATTTCTTACTTGTTCAACTGTAAAATTTATATTCATAATTGTTTTTTTAGGATGCGTGCATCAcatcttttatatttaatttattttcgattatattttacataaattcaaataattacctgaatattttataaaaaaaaaattgaaaggtTACTGTAGCAtttgaaatataaataatacattAAACCGATAAATAATTAAATGAGCAGAAAATATGCATATGAAACACAGTCACATTTTTGCCATTTATAGTTATGTcagttacaattttttttttgataggagATATCAGTTACAATTTAAAAACTACCAAAACACACCATTCGCAATGATTTAAACGTTTCGAATTGAGATCTTTTCatcaattttaaataattattacaaattaattatttatttatttaactacattaattttacaattaatggtggatatgtacaaagtatttcATCCATTTTAAAATAATGGTTAAATTACTGATAAATCATATATCAAGAAAATGATTGATTTGCATTAAATTTATGTAAGATAGACTAACAAGAGACACAATAATTTCTCTAGATCTCGAGTTCCAGCAAACATCAaatagtaggtaaaacaaatagATCATAAGATTCACTTGAGTGGTTAAGGGCCTCAAGTTGCTTAAACTAGATCTCGAGTTCGAATCATAGCATACGCAAAAAAAAGCTTTAATTAGGGTATGATCCACATAAAGGGTGACTGACGAGCTTCGAACCaagaaattgaaaaaattataaaatatatttttataattaagggtaaaaaaaaaagtgcatGAACTGTATCAAAACGTTGTGTAttataaaacaattttttttttctagaaagACATCTATTATGAAACGAAATAAGTATTAAATATGAACTTTCAAGTTCAAACTCTGATTCAACATCTAATttgtaattttactcctaaaatTGGTAATCAAGAACAATTGTACCCATAACTTTAGCAacttgggtcaatttcagatattattagaaaacacatatattttaatCCTTATTTTAAACCAGTTACATAtgagttggttctaaaaaacgattcacatttttttttgtgatttaataaaataattagagattaatattttgattttttttgttcaactcAATACATTTTTTTCcacatttattaatatttttgtgatctgttactaatgagtaatAAAATAACACATATGTAAAGGTAGATAGCATAATCAATGACGGATAAGATAGTTTGGTGAATTATTTAGCAAATTGACCAAAATTATCAATATTATGGGTAAATTTGCTACCAActataggggtaaaattgcacaattttaaactcTAATTAAAAACACAGTCATTATTTTTGTTCTCTACTTCACATGTATGTTATGTCATAACTCACATTAATTGATATTTACTAAATATGTACCTATTTAAGTtgcttttttattttggaaatagataaaaattaattagtggGTGTAATTAATACAAGGTAACAAAGTAGTTTAGCTAAAATTGCttatatttcttaattcttgtgttttaatcttaaaacacatatattgtGGAACATATTGAGTAAATGTATGGGTTAAGAGCCAAATTTAACCTCAACGTTTCAagtgaagtgcagatttagctctgatacaaatttaaccataatattttcaagtaagattaattttattcgtgctaccgaaaatttgaaaagatagATCTGgctattatttaactgtcatgTTAGACCTTCTAAACAAGTTTGTTTATAAATTGAAGTAgtttcataaaataaaaattattgcttttttgtaactatattacacagtaaatattttagacagtttgataaaaaaatttgtgattaatccagatttagtttttagcattttaacagaatttttgtaattttattagtaatacactaaatatcttagatataattgatttttGAAGGGTCCGATGAGACAGTTACATAACAGTCAAACTAGTCTTTTTGTTCCTTAAAaatattaggattaaatttgaattattttatatgttaaaGCTAAATCTTCCCTTCTCTTAAAATGTTATAgttaaattttatctttatccttAAAATTACTCTTAAATGTCAATCAATTTTctttttaaccaaaaaaaaaactttcattcaaaaatatgaaatgcaataattttattaaaagaatataactttttctataAAGTGCGACAATagcagttaagagcaattttactcctaacgttgaaaAGTTGGTTTAataatttgagaaattattcatcaaactgttttctcggtcaagaatcttatcatctacttCACATGTGAaccattttatcactcattaataaCATATCACAGACACATGATTAAGCGTGGATAAATTTTGTATGAGttggataaatttttttaaaatatttcgccaaatttataaatattaatcttcaattttattattaaatattggTACATAATATTGAAAgtatattttgttttataataatatctgaaattgaacAAACTTGTGgacattaggaataaaattgcttttgactgtcaaaattaaatataaaattgcaccattttaaacgttaaaagtaaaattactcttgacctTAAACGTTTGATATTTTtataccttatttttttttatttataaaaagaataTAACGCTAATTAACTTACGTTTGCGAAACAAATGACTGTTGAGTTACTTTAATGGTTTAAAGTTTCAACGACATGAATATTAATGGACGTAATGCCTACCTTTGCCCAACCTCATAATG comes from Euphorbia lathyris chromosome 8, ddEupLath1.1, whole genome shotgun sequence and encodes:
- the LOC136203041 gene encoding VQ motif-containing protein 31-like is translated as MERHTNGGASSPASPTTFVQADTNSFRDLVQKLTGLPGDSADKSLPTRISSVPPRRPSFKLQERRQTIKKLEIQLGLTQRNKTHRPEFSILSPVTPLSSESLFFLTPGTESPSSPAAVLEEEKAIAEKGFYLHPSPLTTPRGSEPPELLTLFPLTSPCRRNQD